A genomic segment from Eulemur rufifrons isolate Redbay chromosome 19, OSU_ERuf_1, whole genome shotgun sequence encodes:
- the SLC35F6 gene encoding solute carrier family 35 member F6: MAWTKYQLFLAGLMLVTGSINTLSAKWADNFTAEGCGGSKEHSFQHPFLQAVGMFLGEFSCLAAFYLLRCRAAGQSDSSVDPQQPFNPLLFLPPALCDMTGTSLMYVALNMTSASSFQMLRGAVIIFTGLFSVAFLGRRLVLSQWLGILATIAGLVVVGLADLLSKHDDQHKLSEVITGDLLIIMAQIIVAIQMVLEEKFVYKHNVHPLRAVGTEGLFGFVILSLLLVPMYYIPAGSFSGNPRGTLEDALDAFCQVGRQPLIALALLGNISSIAFFNFAGISVTKELSATTRMVLDSLRTVVIWAVSLALGWEAFHALQILGFLILLMGTALYNGLHRPLLARLSRGRPLVEEGEQERLLGGTRTPINDTS, encoded by the exons GTGGGCGGACAACTTCACGGCTGAGGGCTGCGGAGGGAGCAAGGAACACAGCTTCCAGCATCCTTTCCTCCAG GCCGTGGGCATGTTCCTGGGAGAGTtctcctgcctggctgccttcTACCTCCTCCGGTGCAGAGCCGCAGGGCAGTCAGACTCCAGCGTGGACCCCCAGCAGCCCTTCAACCCCCTTCTTTTCCTGCCCCCGGCCCTCTGTGACATGACAGGGACCAGCCTCATGTATGTGG CTCTGAACATGACCAGTGCCTCCAGCTTCCAGATGCTGCGGGGCGCAGTGATCATATTCACTGGCCTGTTCTCGGTGGCCTTCCTGGGCCGGAGGCTGGTCCTGAGCCAGTGGCTGGGCATCCTGGCCACCATCGCGGGGCTGGTGGTTGTGGGGCTGGCCGACCTCCTGAGCAAGCATGACGATCAGCACAAGCTCAGCGAAGTGATCACAG GGGACCTGTTGATCATCATGGCCCAGATCATCGTCGCCATCCAGATGGTGCTAGAGGAGAAGTTTGTCTACAAACACAACGTGCACCCACTTCGGGCCGTCGGCActgagg GCCTCTTCGGCTTCGTGATCCTGTCCCTGCTGCTGGTGCCCATGTACTACATCCCTGCCGGCTCCTTCAGCGGAAATCCTCGAGGGACACTAGAGGACGCCCTGGACGCCTTCTGCCAGGTGGGCCGGCAGCCGCTCATCGCCCTGGCGCTGCTGGGCAACATCAGCAGCATCGCCTTCTTCAACTTTGCGGGCATCAGCGTCACCAAGGAGCTGAGCGCCACCACCCGCATGGTGCTGGACAGCTTGCGCACTGTCGTCATCTGGGCAGTGAGCCTGGCGCTGGGCTGGGAGGCCTTCCACGCGCTGCAGATCCTCGGCTTCCTCATCCTCCTGATGGGCACCGCCCTCTACAACGGGCTGCACCGCCCGCTGCTGGCCCGCCTGTCCCGGGGCCGGCCCCTGGTGGAGGAGGGCGAGCAGGAGAGACTGCTGGGTGGCACCCGGACCCCCATCAACGATACCAGCTGA
- the CENPA gene encoding histone H3-like centromeric protein A isoform X2 — MGPRRRRRKPETPTRRVESPTPGPSRRRPPVAPSPRQRRRRTFGWLQEIRKLQKSTHLLLRKAPFSRVAAEAFLVHLFEDAYLLTLHAGRVTLFPKDVQLARRIRGIQEGLG, encoded by the exons ATGGGCCCGCGCCGCCGGAGGCGCAAGCCCGAGACCCCGACGAGGCGCGTCGAGAGCCCGACCCCCGGCCCCTCGCGGCGGCGGCCCCCTGTAG CCCCTTCCCCCCGTCAACGTCGGAGGAGGACATTTGGATGGTTACAGGAGATCCGAAAACTTCAGAAGAGCACACACCTTTTATTAAGGAAGGCCCCCTTCAGCCGCGTG gctgcAGAAGCATTTCTAGTCCATCTGTTTGAGGATGCTTATCTCCTCACCCTACATGCCGGCAGAGTTACTCTTTTCCCAAAGGATGTGCAGCTGGCCAGGAGGATCCGAGGCATTCAGGAAGGGCTCGGCTGA
- the CENPA gene encoding histone H3-like centromeric protein A isoform X1, whose product MGPRRRRRKPETPTRRVESPTPGPSRRRPPVAPSPRQRRRRTFGWLQEIRKLQKSTHLLLRKAPFSRVAREICTKFTRGVDFSWQAQALLALQEAAEAFLVHLFEDAYLLTLHAGRVTLFPKDVQLARRIRGIQEGLG is encoded by the exons ATGGGCCCGCGCCGCCGGAGGCGCAAGCCCGAGACCCCGACGAGGCGCGTCGAGAGCCCGACCCCCGGCCCCTCGCGGCGGCGGCCCCCTGTAG CCCCTTCCCCCCGTCAACGTCGGAGGAGGACATTTGGATGGTTACAGGAGATCCGAAAACTTCAGAAGAGCACACACCTTTTATTAAGGAAGGCCCCCTTCAGCCGCGTG GCAAGAGAAATATGTACTAAATTCACTCGTGGTGTGGACTTCAGTTGGCAAGCCCAGGCCCTGTTGGCCCTACAAGAG gctgcAGAAGCATTTCTAGTCCATCTGTTTGAGGATGCTTATCTCCTCACCCTACATGCCGGCAGAGTTACTCTTTTCCCAAAGGATGTGCAGCTGGCCAGGAGGATCCGAGGCATTCAGGAAGGGCTCGGCTGA